TATGGCTACGGCCACGATCCTCGAGCGGCTGTAGCCTTGGCTTCGAACCTGGCGCCGCGCGGACACTGCCTTTCGGTGGCAGCGGAAGCCTGGCGCGAAACCCCTGCCCGGCTTTGGGCAGCCATCGGCAATCAATCCGGAGGTCCCGATGCGAGTAGCGGCTGCGCAATTCGAAACCCGGCTGCTGGATCCGACAGCCAACCTGGCGACAATGCGGGCCTATCTCGAGCGCGCCGCCAACCTGGGCGCCGACCTCGTTGCCTTCCCCGAGTGCGCGGTTCAGGGCTACGCGTTGACCATGGAGGAAGCGACGCGCCTGGCAGAGCCGATCCCTGGTCCGAGCACCCGGCAGTTGGCCGAGGCCTGCAACCGTCTTCGGCTGCACGCCGTCGTCGGCTTGATTGAAGAGGACGCGGACGGCGTCCTCTTCAACAGCGCAGCGCTGCTCGGACCGCAAGGTGTGATTGGCGTGTATCGCAAGACTCATTTGCCTTTCCTGGGAGTCGATCGCTACCTGGCCTGCGGAGATGTACTGCCT
This region of Anaerolineales bacterium genomic DNA includes:
- a CDS encoding carbon-nitrogen hydrolase family protein; translation: MRVAAAQFETRLLDPTANLATMRAYLERAANLGADLVAFPECAVQGYALTMEEATRLAEPIPGPSTRQLAEACNRLRLHAVVGLIEEDADGVLFNSAALLGPQGVIGVYRKTHLPFLGVDRYLACGDVLPGPFLTPLGRISLLVCYDLRLPEPMRVLALGGAQLVVVSTAWPNTARLYSDHLARTRAA